The sequence TTTAAGTCTAGAAAACTCAATTGCCTCGAAAATTCCTATAATTGAAGCATCATCCATGGCGTAGATGGAGTTGAAATCGACTGCAAAAGCAATCATGATGTAAGTTGGTGTCGCGATTGCTGCCATTGTAGAGTTTtcctaaatttgaaaatatttgtgatATTGAAATGACGAATGCGATTGAGAGTAGAAATAATAGAAATGGTAGAATGATTTGCAAAAAAATTCTAAGCGTAAACAATGTAAAGGGTTAGACTGAATATATGTACTGTGACTTTTTGAATTTCTTCTAACATGTGgcaatttgtttaaaaaaactttttgaaTTAGTAACTGTTAATTTTGGAAATTGATCGGATAAAAGTCACATATATTAATGAGGaactaaatataattaataatttggtCTACAAGATGATAAGATCATTTAGTCTTAGAATACAGTGACTTAGTTTAGTAGAGATACTAAACAGATAACTAGTTGAGCTCAAGGGTAACTGACTTTTGTCTTATCAATTGATTTTCTAAAACTCAATATTTCCTCAAAATGAAGCATTACGATAAATTAATGAGCTCTAAAACATTTCTAAAGAAAGAAAACTTGGTGAATTGGTGAATATATCCACttcttgttgttcagttgagacATATTCACAAAACTAGAGAAAAGTCAGAAGGGATGCCTGACATTAATGTATTTGGTTTTGTAGTGTAGAATTGGATTTTAGATGATGGATATGGTGCTTGTACTATCACAAAAAATTCGTGACTCATGTGTGATGATCCCATAATATCTCAACTGTTGTTGTCAGCAGCTAAATactctgcttcagttgtggataCTGCAATGGAAGTCTGCTTCTTTCTAAACAAAGAGATAAATCTATCTTCTAAAAACTGACATGTTCTATTAGTAATTTTTCGTCAATCTTGCActctgcataatctgcatccgAATAGTCaattaaattgaaagaagaatctttAGCATACATTATTTCCACATATTTGCGCCTTTAAGACATTTAAGAATACGCTTGGCAGCCAAATAATGAGATTGCTTAGGATCAGActgaaatcgagcacacatacagatagcaaatacaatatcaggtcgagTGGTTGTTAGATAGAATAAAGAACCTATCAAACCTCGATACATGGTTACCTTAACTGAACCCATCTGAGACACAAGTTAGCAAGTTGGTTAGAGATATGCACACAAGTAGACGTGATCTCAATTGAACACTTAAAGATACTTTTACTGAAATCGACAATGTTAGACAAACAAGAATAAAATGAGATAAAAAATTGTTTCTGAAAGTTCGAAGGTGGTGTGATCCATCTATATCTCTCCTTCTATTTTTACACTGGAAAACTTTGGAATTACAAATAATTTGCAATAACCCACTTTGGATTGTATTTATCACACTTGTCAATCAAAACTCCTATTATATCTCTCTTAGCTCAATTTTGCAGAAGAACTCCTTCTCACAATTACAATTATTATGAAACAAATTCAACCACACGCAAGATCCTCAAATGATCAGATATTACAAAGTAAATggtgtgtttttttttcttcggCTTGGTTCACATAAAATAATTGgcaaagtatattttaaattgtattgATTCACAATACCTTTCAAAGGTTGGATGTCGATtttatttataggagaaaataAAACATTCAAATTTGAACGGCTTCTTGGGTTGTAAACTACCCGTGGTATTTGGTGCGATGTGTCCCAGAAAAATTTCCTAAAATAATATTGTTAGTAAGTGCAAGGGATACTGGCATTTAACAGCTCTGcattatttgtatttttaataaaacattctCGGATATTTAGGTATGCTTCTTGAGAGTTGTTTGTTTGAATAAATACCTAAAAGAGTTGTCTTGACAAAGAATCGACAATTTGATAGGGCGGGAGAATTTGTTGTCCCGAGTTCTCTGAATGAACATATCCTCTTGAGTTtgataattattcatttttcgtGATTAGAATGATCGACAAAGTAATTATCTGGCTAGCTTggttaatattttgtaaattcaaAAAAACTTAATTGTTCATCAATTTCAATACAATACCTTTTGCCCTTACATGTGATGCgtgaatataaaataatttttgaatacataaattttttatgctaataaattttatttttattttcaagataTACATgttgaattaaatttttaaaagcagattaaaataatatatattaaaaacttaaataataataaaaaaaagatatgatcataataaataaattacaaataagTTATTTACTTTATGCTCTTTGTTAGGAtcgaaaacaaaaattaaagagggtgaataaatttatctcaaaatATTTCAGTTGTGTTTGAATTACTGAAATTTTGTTCTTGTCAGTTGGGTTCTCAGCAAGTCAATCAGTGTGAACTATGTGTAAGTAAGCTTACTGGGATGAGTGACCTCCTGCGAAATTCTCATGCGTCAAGCTGCTGATAGGGGCGTAGCTAGAATTTCAAAATATGGGGGgctagaaaattaaaaaaaaaattaatctaaaaATCAATACAACATTTTTCACATGACATAAAGATTAAGTGTAATCCATGATTTTCACAATATAATCATCAAATCTGgataaatattttccaaaatttcaaatattaatcatATGAAAGAGTacgcataataaaaaaaatacaacttaCGCGAAAAGAAGGtaacttaaataaatactaCTTTAGTCGCAACttcgatttttcaaaagatcaaATCTATCAATTATGTAATCTATATCATTAATGTCATGAACAATTTCTCTCTCAATAGACAAAACCAttgcattatttaaatattcCTGCTCCATTTTGTTGCGAAGTGGTATCTTGAGAAGTTTCATCCCTGAAAATGCTCGCTCAGTTGTAATAGTGAAAACTGGAAGAGTCAAGACCAAACGAATCAGTCTAtcaataatgaaataaatcctcgATTTCTTTGTTTCAACTAGTAGTCGACATAATTTAGGAAGAGAATCAACATCTTTAAACCTCggatcctcaaatacatcaagCTTGTAATGATCCAATTGAGTTTTCAAATGTTTCATGTCATCTTTGGAAAAATCATTGGGataaaatttatcaatcaaaGAATAACTAGAACTTTCAGAGAATGATTTGAAGCCATCACTGAGATTCAAGGCTTCGAAGAGAGTGAAAAGCTCTATTGATTGCTGAGTAAATCGTGTATTCAACTTCATCAACTGTTTGTCAATCACAACATTGAATACATGAAAATGATAGTATTCTTCCACtgtaaaatgatttttctgttgaCAAGAACGTTTAGTACCTTCAACATAATGATCTGTCAAATAAGGCACTACGTACCATGTCATGACTATCACAAAAATTATTCACACTCCATAGAAAATCTTCTCATTCATCATCTCGCATTTTTtcctattgtttttttttactttctctctttttttcttttcattttatttttgtaatggATGAGCTTAAGGAAATAATTGGACTACACTATggctatataaaaaaaaattgataatctCAAGCCCAGCCCAGCCCAGCCCACACTATGGCTACGCCCCTGGCTGCTGACGTTGCGCCGCTTGATCCTAACAACAATACTTTTTGTCCTTGCACGTAATGCGTGCATATAATTCTTTTGAAATACATTAACTTTTTTATTATAAACAATTTTCATGTTATTTTCAAGACTTCCATGttgaattaaattttcaaaagtttagatttatataaaataatattgagcagttaaattttttaaaaaatcagataaaatatgataattatatataaattacaaaaaatttatttactctatactttttaatattattaatattgtatATATGAGGATAtagtttcttttttcatttagAATTCAACAAATTAATTGAAagattaattagtatataatatggggcatatttttaattgattaaatatatattataaatatataaattagtaaatagtaagatattaagtctaatttaaataatgtaatattaatttctttctTTGATTTGTTTGAATGTCGATCGTAAAATGCTCTGATTCAATTGTACTTTGATTTATGTTCAGAGGTTTCTCCATTTAGGTGCACGGTTAAATGAAAAGAATTCAAAAGATATTTTGATCGACGAGTGTAAGAATATCACCAAGACAACCTTAAAAAGAACATCCCGAAGCGCATGGTTGTTAAATTCATGAACAACAAGATCGAAATCAAGCACGAGGATTGCACAAACACATGTAGCTCTTGACATTATGGATAAAGATTTAAGGTTCTAAAAGCTAGAGGTACATTGCGAAAACCAAGCTTTAATGGTGTGTAAGATTTAAACTCTCGGATCCACTTCAACTTCTCCAGGTTTGGATGTGGGAATGGTTCCAAACATGCGTTATGGCCAAGACCTAATTCGACACTTCCTAATGATCCAAAAATGACTGAATAGAATTCTTTACAATTAGATGTCTAAAAATAAGAGATCGTATCACAAAAATCTCGATCTGTCCAAGGAAAATTACAATAGAGGAGATGATATTGCTACCACGGGTGCAGTTGGTACAAAAGATATAGCCAACAAGATAATGAAATTGTTCGATCTAGATAGAAAAATTGTTTGCATAAAGAAAACTAGTGTTGAcataactttatttattttattatttgcctaattttgattttagtgtTTCTATATAACTCTGTTacttttgttattgttttttcGGAGATTGCTAACATAGTGCTTTGTATTACCAACATGCGCGTTGACCCATTATTTAACGGAGTGCTAATATAATGCTAGATGTTGCTGACATGCACGCTAACATAGTGTAATATATTGTTTACATATGTGAGTATCATTgttcaaaattataaaagaagcaaatatattacattaaatttgaaatagtACCAGTTATGGTACCAAAACTAAAATTAGTTTAATCATAGGACTTAtttatcgttttacccctggacatctaaaatttgaatcgaagcttaccaaactccttaaaacatctcaaaaaattttaaaagcattcctagacgtaaactcgagcccattttacaacttaaccgattcgttttaaaacttgaaccatGGTCCCGGTTTTAgctcgaatcaacccgaaacttaaccaactttttcccaacttaaaccatgactcAAACCTCCATGACCAGCCTCTAACCCACTTATTTCAGACCACTTACGACCTAGAAACAAGCCCAAAGGTTGCAGGAAATCTCCAGCGTATGCGCACAAATTTTCCAGCTTGAGCGAtgttacgataaaaatcatatctctctcatttcttatcataaaattacgaatttgctatccaatcgaagataacagagagcgctacaaatcatatgttgaacacatttccaTAAAACCAACCGATAAGTCTCAGAAGTTGAAATAACCGAGGGTGACGGGTTTTGAGATACATAAATTCTACATCTTGAGCGAcgttacgataaaaatcatatctccatCGTTTCTAATcaaaaaatcatgaattttttatcgaatcgaagataacagagagtgctacaaatcatatgttgaaaacatttccaTAAAACCAACCTAGCTAAACCTACTGCTAAAAACATCAGCCCCATGCTCTAACCTAGGAGCCGTGCAGCACAAGCTTGAACCCTCCCTCGATCTAACACCCGTCGGCAGACCCCTAGACTACGACCAACCGTTCCTGGCCCCCTTTAGCTCCTTGGCTGGAAACTAGACATGCACGAACACCCAACTCTCAACCTTCGATCTTGCCCACCCGAGCCAAATGCGCTAAACGTCGATCATCCCTCAATGTGATCGTTACTTAGCCAACTACAGCTCCTTTCTACCTTAGGTCATAACATTACTAGCCTATAAACACGCAGCCATGACAGCCCCTTGCACGAACAAGAACAAAACTGTGAGTCTCATGCACAAGAAATCAAGATTCACATCAAACTTTGCTCAAAAAGGTAAACATCATGTAGATCAATAAATTTCTaaacaaatacatgattttcaGCATATTAATGGAGTTAATGATGAGCAAACGAAAATACAAACATGCCTGATGATTTCTACGCAAGAACGTCGAAGAACGGGTGTCAGGGAAAGCGTCggagaattttttttcttgaaagaaaAGCTATGGCCGATGCTTGGCTGATGAAGGATTGCTGAAAACAAGAGAAAAGTGGTTGGGGAAGGGGGTGTCGACTGATGAAGGATTAACTTTAGGTTTAGTGGAGTTTAGgtaataattaaatagtaatTTAATAGATAATGGGCCCTAAATTGacaattaaaagtttaaaatgagttttaagcCCGATAagattaaaagtaggcccattaagtacAAACACACtcacgaaaaatatttttttaggtaagtttttaaaatattgcccaaaccctcaaaaagtcctccgtttcgataaaatttacatacCATTGAAAATATGCTCTGGcggataaaaatacccaacaaagcccatttcttggaaaatacatttaaaaatattaattaataaaaattaatcatgtaattaaaataatttcccGATAATTCCCCAGTCTCCgctcctcgttcgagcgcgaaatacaacttaaaaaCCATTATGCGTGAACTTTAAATAAGCAAtgaattaaaacaaaaattaatgaaataaacatgtatttaatgctttaaaacaatttaataaaataccaaagaaatttaataacttgcatgcatgtggttacgtggaccttcaaattttcaagatgtTACACAAAATGCCAACACTACTATGACTGTTGTAAACCAAACCTCagaagaaaatatctcattgaagt comes from Primulina huaijiensis isolate GDHJ02 chromosome 17, ASM1229523v2, whole genome shotgun sequence and encodes:
- the LOC140962652 gene encoding uncharacterized protein, which translates into the protein MTWYVVPYLTDHYVEGTKRSCQQKNHFTVEEYYHFHVFNVVIDKQLMKLNTRFTQQSIELFTLFEALNLSDGFKSFSESSSYSLIDKFYPNDFSKDDMKHLKTQLDHYKLDVFEDPRFKDVDSLPKLCRLLVETKKSRIYFIIDRLIRLVLTLPVFTITTERAFSGMKLLKIPLRNKMEQEYLNNAMVLSIEREIVHDINDIDYIIDRFDLLKNRSCD